The Desulfovibrio sp. genomic interval AGAGCCAGGAGAAAGACCGCTTCCCCTGTCACAGCGGCCAAGAGCAGCGCATCACCATAATTCGGCCGCCAGGGAGTATTCGCAACGTCGCGGGAGAACAACACCCCGGCCACTGTCAGGCCAATGCCCGCAAGCATTCTCACCGTCACCTTCTCGCCTAATCCAAGTACACCGATGAGCGCCATGAGCACTGGGGTGGCACTGGTGAACACTCCAGCCGCAGCCGGCCCACTCTCGGCCATGCCGAGCCAGAGCCCGACGTTGAACACCACCACGCCGCACAATGCCTGCACGGCTAGCAACATCCACTGCCGAAGTGCCAGCCTCGGACAATCGCTGTGTCTACGTTCGGCCACAGCGGAGAGCGTCACCGCTGCCAACGCCAGCCGGATCGCCAAGGCTGGAAAGAGCGGGAAACCAGCCAAAGCAACTTCCCCCAGAGGGGCTGTGGCCCCCACCAAGAGCATGGCCAGCGACATGTAGGCAACGGGGACCAGCGTACCCGGATTGACAACTGGCTGAGAGCGAGGCTCTTTTTGCGAAAGAGGCGGGATCTTGGACAGCTCCGTGGTTGGAAGCTGATTGTGATCAGGAGGTGAGGGGAATTCTCTTCGGATAATCGAGGGTTGAATCTTCACGACAACATGCCTCCAGTGTGAAACTGGACGGCACATGCCAAATAAAGACTCAGCGGTCTTGAACGATCTTGCCGTATACCCCGGGGGTTACCCCGGTAATACGCCGGAAATGTCGGTTCAGATGGCTTTGGTCAGCGAACCCTGTTTGGACCGCGACATCAACGGGGCGTATCCCGGCAGCGAGAAGCGTGCGGGCCTTTTCCACGCGCAGGAGCACCTGGTAGGCATGGGGAGCCAGCCCCACGGCACGGCTGAACACCCGGTTCAAGCGAAAGGCAGAGAGCTTGGCTGCCTGCGACAATTCCACCAGGGTAACAGGTTCCAACACTTTCTCCCGCAGATACTCCTTAGCCCTTTTGACCCCTGCGTGCTCACGCCCTGCCCGCACCGAACGGGTCTTGCCAGAATGCCTTACAATCCAACGTGAGAGAAGCTGGGACAAGCGGTTCTGGCGCTCGAGCAACGTGGTGCACCCGTTTTCCAGATCCTGGTGCAGAGAAGAGAGTGATCGGGCCAAAATCGGATCGTGGATTACACCAGCGGGAAATCCTGGGGGCACGGCATCGCGCTCCCCAAGCTCCCCAGCAGTGCGCTCAACCACATTGGCGTCCAGGTAGAACATCCGATAACGCCAGCCCTGGGGGGACGCCCCATGCCCGTCATGGACCTCGCCTGGGACAACCATATTCACGGCCCCGGCAGGGGCCACGCAGTCTCGGCCGAGGTATTTAAATTCCAGCGCTCCGGATTCCACCACACCCAGGGCGTAGCCTTCGTGAAAGTGGCGGGAGAAATGTTCGCCTCGAAGACTGGCGTGCAAGCATTCCACACCTTCCAAACCTTTTGGTCTCCAGACTTTCGCGTTCCGCGCCATATATACCCCATGCTCCCCAGCGCCCGGCTAACCCTTGCCAGCCTGGGGCAACGCCTCAACCCCCGCGTCGAACTTACGGATCACATCGCCTAGCTGAGCCTGTTCCCCCTCCAGCCTACGCAACGCATCCAGGGACTCCGAGGCGTTCCTAGCCACCTCTCCAGCGACCTGGGCAATGGCCTCAACCGCACCGGAAACCTGGTGCATGGCCTTGGATTGAGCTTGCGCATCAGCGGCTATGCTGGAGGTCTGAGCGGCCGAGCGGCCGACAATGTCCACAATGTCCACGAACACCTCGCCGGACTGGCGGGACAGATTCGTGGCCTGGGCGATGGCCTTGGCCGCCTGATCCATACGTTCCACGTTGCGGCGTGCCCCGTCCTGGATGGCGCCCACGGACCTGGTTACTTCCTGGGTGGCGGTCATGGTTTTTTCAGCGAGTTTGCGCACCTCGTCGGCCACAACAGCGAAGCCTCGTCCGGCCTCCCCTGCCCTGGCCGCCTCGATGGCCGCGTTCAGGGCGAGCAGGTTTGTCTGGTCCGCTATGTCCGCTATGGTGGTGAGGATAGCGCCGATGGCCTGGCTCTGCTTGCCGAGCTCGTGCATGGATTCGGAAAGAGCCTGGGCCTGGGTGTTGACCTCTTCAATGGCTTTGGCCGAGCCTTCCACAACCCCCGCCCCTGCTTTGGCCTTTTCGCTTGCCTCTCCGGCCAGCCCGGCCACATCAGACGCCAATTGCGACACATGTGCCAGGGTGCGAGTGGCTTCCTCCACCTCGCTGGCTGTTTCTTCGGCCTGCCTGCGTTGCCTGCCGGTTCCCTCGGCTGCGTCGGAAAGTAGCCCGGCAAGTTCGCCTGCCACCTGCCCGATTCCATCGGCAGCCACGCTCATGGCGTCCACGGCCGTGAGTTCACCTTGACGTTTGGCGTCTTCAGCCATGCGGCAAGCCTGCTCGGCCAGCCTGGACTGATCCTTGGCCTGTTCGGCCTGCACGCTCGCTTCACGCGTTTTCTCCTCGGCCAGGGCGATTGATTCCCGCAGGCGCTCCACCATGGACACCAATGCGTTCTTGAGCACACCGAGCTCGGCCTTGAACGAGACTGCTGGCACCTGAGCGGACAGATCTCCCCCGGCCACCTTGCCGGAGAAATCAACCAGCGCGTCCACTTGGCGGCCCACGAAGGCTCTGGTCAGCCAAATGGTCACGCCGAGGCCCGTAGCAAACACCGCCGCCAACACTCCCGCGCCCCACCAACGCATTGTCGCGACCTTGGCGGCAATGTTGTCGATGTACACTCCGCTGCCGATAACCCATCCCCAGGGTTTGAACACCTTGCCATAGGACAGTTTCGGGAAGAGTTCTTTGGTCACCCCTTCCCGCGTAGGCTTGGGCCATTCATAGATGATGAACCCGTCGCCACTCTCCTGACTGGCCTTTACAAGAGTGGAGAAAAGATTGGCCTTGCCGTCTTGAAGACGTTCGAGAGTCGATTTCATTCCCTTCTGGGAGTGCGTGGCGCAGACGAATTTGGGGTCATCCAATACCTTGCCATCCAACGCTGGCACGGTGGGATGCAATATCATCTTCGGGTAGGGGAGAGTGAGGTCGTTTATCCAAAAATAATCGTTGTTCCCATAGCGCAGCATTTTAATACGATGGATTGCTCTCTTTTGCGCTTCTTCAAGCGTCAGATCACCACGCTTTACCTGGTTGTCATATTCAATAAGTAAGGAATGGATTGTCCCTACAACAGCATTCAATGAATCCTTGTGTACATCCATCATCTCGCTTTCAAACTTTGGAAGAATTACTATAAAGAGGGATGCGCCAAATATTACGAGCGAGAAAATAGAAATAACAAGAAATTTGATAGTCAGGCGCGTATTGCCGAGCCTTTCCAAAATGCCAGAGGCCATGGATACCTCCTTCCCCTAAGAACATAGCTGAAGACTCTTTGGATTTTTATTTTATGCATTGAATAAGCGAGAATGTAAAGGCGGCCTCTCCCATCGGAGAAGCCGCCCCATGGATTGCAAATGGATTATTGTTAGCCGAACAGCTTGTCCTTTCCTTCGATGAGGTCCGTCACCACACTCGGATCGGCCAAGGTGGAGGTGTCGCCAAGCTGGCTCACCTCACCTTCGGCGATCTTGCGCAGGATGCGCCGCATGATCTTGCCGGAGCGAGTCTTGGGCAATCCCTGGGTGAACTGGATGACGTCAGGGGTGGCGATAGGCCCGATCTCGGTGCGCACATGTTTTTTGAGCGCCGCCAAGAGCTCGTCCGTGGCCTCTATGCCCTCCTTCAGGGTGACGTATGCGTAGATGGCTTGGCCCTTGATGTCGTGGGGCATGCCCACCACCGCCGCCTCAGCCACATCCGTGTGCGCCACCAGGGCGGACTCGATCTCGGCCGTGCCCATGCGATGGCCGGAAACGTTCACCACGTCGTCAACACGGCCCATGATCCAGACATAGCCGTCGGAGTCTATACGAGCCCCGTCGCCGGTCTCATAGGTGCCGGGGAACGCATCGAAGTAC includes:
- a CDS encoding DMT family transporter, whose protein sequence is MSLAMLLVGATAPLGEVALAGFPLFPALAIRLALAAVTLSAVAERRHSDCPRLALRQWMLLAVQALCGVVVFNVGLWLGMAESGPAAAGVFTSATPVLMALIGVLGLGEKVTVRMLAGIGLTVAGVLFSRDVANTPWRPNYGDALLLAAVTGEAVFLLALKWQPRGLSSLAAAKRITWIGFLMVLPLAVVQILHEGVPRAEAGPWLAVGALGVLVTAGGYVLWFKGVVRARPSQAAVVTGLMPVSAVLSSWLLLGLAPSYSQSLGCLAVGVGIWLSARKA
- a CDS encoding AraC family transcriptional regulator, whose translation is MHASLRGEHFSRHFHEGYALGVVESGALEFKYLGRDCVAPAGAVNMVVPGEVHDGHGASPQGWRYRMFYLDANVVERTAGELGERDAVPPGFPAGVIHDPILARSLSSLHQDLENGCTTLLERQNRLSQLLSRWIVRHSGKTRSVRAGREHAGVKRAKEYLREKVLEPVTLVELSQAAKLSAFRLNRVFSRAVGLAPHAYQVLLRVEKARTLLAAGIRPVDVAVQTGFADQSHLNRHFRRITGVTPGVYGKIVQDR
- a CDS encoding cache domain-containing protein, translated to MNAVVGTIHSLLIEYDNQVKRGDLTLEEAQKRAIHRIKMLRYGNNDYFWINDLTLPYPKMILHPTVPALDGKVLDDPKFVCATHSQKGMKSTLERLQDGKANLFSTLVKASQESGDGFIIYEWPKPTREGVTKELFPKLSYGKVFKPWGWVIGSGVYIDNIAAKVATMRWWGAGVLAAVFATGLGVTIWLTRAFVGRQVDALVDFSGKVAGGDLSAQVPAVSFKAELGVLKNALVSMVERLRESIALAEEKTREASVQAEQAKDQSRLAEQACRMAEDAKRQGELTAVDAMSVAADGIGQVAGELAGLLSDAAEGTGRQRRQAEETASEVEEATRTLAHVSQLASDVAGLAGEASEKAKAGAGVVEGSAKAIEEVNTQAQALSESMHELGKQSQAIGAILTTIADIADQTNLLALNAAIEAARAGEAGRGFAVVADEVRKLAEKTMTATQEVTRSVGAIQDGARRNVERMDQAAKAIAQATNLSRQSGEVFVDIVDIVGRSAAQTSSIAADAQAQSKAMHQVSGAVEAIAQVAGEVARNASESLDALRRLEGEQAQLGDVIRKFDAGVEALPQAGKG